From one Leguminivora glycinivorella isolate SPB_JAAS2020 chromosome 5, LegGlyc_1.1, whole genome shotgun sequence genomic stretch:
- the LOC125226572 gene encoding uncharacterized protein LOC125226572, which produces MRKKQKRAALRANKQASDRDGRQPAVAGQPTKAPAADVSAKQPQRPGGSQGGAPQRADKGARPAPGAKEKSNATEKARRKRGGRGKKGKAAPEKQTGTGPVPKRPRPDDTLSPKTSCPKRTKTSTGSGVVRKAVSYADTVVLNDLYVAVMTEPFKDLTPEQVEELKLTLETSIVDLVGTPSSSPHAPHWPSFRGKPFHSEGVLKLQCESKRDVEWLKDTIATCVSPIPDTKLVVKRQIDIPRRVKSAVLLPSCSEDVRTIQILLRRQNPWYQVSSWSLYNVERHEGTTSGAFLVLGIPADQIPGIIARERRLAYKLGNAYIRFFNSNGKLLDAPPPAETATATVVSGALSAAKQRECTTPNTEAGASVSEVSEPSSVERQSSTGEPAVPQPTSSASERAGGASACPLTTPREDADDSDLERDVAQLMDHDAPLESDEEMSIKDGSSTPN; this is translated from the coding sequence ATGcgcaaaaaacaaaaacgcgCGGCCCTACGCGCAAACAAGCAAGCCTCGGATAGGGACGGACGGCAACCAGCCGTCGCAGGACAGCCGACAAAGGCCCCTGCTGCTGATGTCAGCGCGAAGCAACCGCAACGCCCCGGCGGAAGCCAGGGTGGTGCACCGCAGCGCGCTGACAAAGGAGCACGTCCTGCACCGGGCGCGAAGGAGAAATCCAACGCGACCGAGAAAGCGAGGCGCAAACGTGGGGGCAGAGGGAAGAAGGGAAAAGCGGCGCCAGAGAAGCAGACTGGCACGGGCCCAGTACCCAAACGTCCTCGCCCTGACGACACACTATCGCCAAAAACGAGCTGTCCGAAGCGAACCAAAACCTCCACTGGTTCGGGTGTGGTAAGGAAGGCCGTCTCCTACGCTGACACTGTAGTCTTAAACGACCTGTATGTCGCAGTGATGACGGAACCCTTCAAGGACCTCACACCGGAACAAGTGGAGGAATTAAAGCTGACTCTGGAGACCAGCATCGTAGATCTGGTGGGCACTCCGAGCTCCAGCCCACACGCTCCGCACTGGCCCTCCTTCCGTGGAAAGCCTTTCCACAGTGAAGGGGTGCTAAAACTACAGTGCGAGAGCAAAAGGGACGTAGAGTGGCTCAAGGACACCATAGCCACCTGCGTGTCACCAATTCCCGACACAAAACTGGTCGTAAAGCGCCAGATTGACATTCCCCGACGGGTGAAGTCCGCTGTACTGCTACCAAGCTGTTCGGAAGACGTTAGGACGATCCAGATCCTCCTACGTAGACAGAACCCTTGGTATCAGGTCAGCAGCTGGTCGCTTTACAATGTCGAGCGCCATGAAGGGACTACGTCTGGAGCCTTCCTGGTTCTCGGCATCCCGGCAGACCAGATTCCGGGAATAATAGCTAGGGAGCGTAGGCTTGCCTATAAACTGGGCAACGCCTACATCCGATTCTTTAACAGCAATGGCAAGCTGCTTGATGCGCCGCCACCTGCTGAGACTGCGACGGCTACTGTAGTGAGCGGTGCCCTCTCCGCTGCGAAGCAGAGAGAATGCACCACTCCTAATACAGAAGCTGGCGCGTCGGTGTCGGAGGTTAGCGAACCGAGCTCCGTTGAGAGACAGAGCTCGACAGGCGAACCTGCGGTCCCCCAACCAACCTCCAGCGCAAGCGAGAGGGCGGGAGGGGCGTCAGCCTGCCCGCTGACAACCCCGCGCGAGGACGCTGATGACAGCGACCTTGAGAGGGATGTCGCGCAGCTGATGGACCACGACGCCCCGCTGGAATCGGACGAGGAGATGAGCATCAAAGATGGCTCCTCCACCCCTAACTAA